From Planctomycetia bacterium, one genomic window encodes:
- a CDS encoding BMC domain-containing protein, which yields MNDAIGLLETKGLVALVEATDAMAKAANVQIVKKIPIGGGLVTTVVQGDVGSVRAAVEAGATAARQVGELIGSHVIPRPAEGLVRAYLS from the coding sequence ATGAACGACGCGATTGGATTGTTGGAAACGAAGGGCCTTGTCGCCCTGGTCGAAGCGACCGACGCCATGGCGAAGGCCGCGAATGTGCAAATCGTCAAGAAGATCCCGATCGGCGGCGGCCTGGTCACGACCGTCGTGCAGGGCGATGTCGGCAGCGTCCGCGCGGCCGTTGAAGCCGGCGCCACGGCCGCTCGCCAGGTCGGCGAACTGATCGGCAGCCACGTGATCCCGCGCCCGGCCGAGGGCTTGGTCCGCGCGTATCTGTCGTAA
- a CDS encoding BMC domain-containing protein → MAKVMEALGMIETKGFIALVEATDAMLKAANVEFLGWDKVGSGLVTAFVTGDVAAVKAATDAGAAAAGRLGEVLSVQVIPRPHEDLGVVLPATVTKTSK, encoded by the coding sequence ATGGCCAAAGTGATGGAAGCGCTCGGCATGATTGAAACCAAGGGCTTTATCGCCTTGGTGGAAGCGACCGATGCGATGTTGAAAGCCGCAAATGTCGAATTCCTCGGTTGGGACAAGGTCGGCAGCGGCCTCGTCACGGCGTTTGTCACGGGCGACGTCGCCGCGGTGAAAGCCGCCACCGACGCTGGCGCCGCGGCGGCCGGACGCTTGGGCGAAGTCCTTAGCGTGCAAGTCATCCCCCGCCCGCACGAAGACCTTGGCGTCGTCCTGCCGGCGACCGTGACGAAGACGAGCAAGTAG
- a CDS encoding phosphate propanoyltransferase produces MSTTTLDRSTVERIVREIVLRQVGGPKSDPNLVVSISARHVHLTDEHVEVLFGSGAKLTPGKPLYQDGFYAAEETVMVVGPRRRMLPTVRVLGPTRPFSQVELAFTDTISLGIDAPVRPSGKIDGTPGCVLVGPKGVVELTHGVIRAERHVHMNLEHAAHYGVKNGDRMSLRIESTCTTTFEDLLVRADKSSKLEVHVDTDEGNAADLDHAKSVRLLKQK; encoded by the coding sequence ATGTCCACCACCACGCTTGATCGCTCGACCGTTGAACGCATTGTGCGCGAGATCGTCTTGCGCCAGGTGGGCGGACCGAAATCAGACCCGAACTTGGTGGTCAGCATCTCGGCGCGGCACGTGCATTTGACGGATGAACATGTCGAAGTGTTGTTCGGCTCTGGCGCCAAACTGACACCTGGCAAGCCGCTCTATCAGGACGGCTTTTACGCCGCCGAGGAAACCGTGATGGTCGTCGGCCCACGGCGACGCATGCTGCCGACGGTGCGGGTGCTCGGCCCGACGCGTCCCTTTAGCCAAGTGGAACTGGCCTTCACCGACACGATCTCCCTTGGCATCGACGCCCCCGTCCGCCCCAGCGGCAAGATCGATGGCACGCCCGGCTGCGTGCTCGTCGGCCCCAAAGGCGTCGTCGAGTTGACACATGGCGTGATCCGCGCAGAACGGCACGTCCACATGAACCTGGAACACGCGGCCCACTACGGCGTCAAGAATGGCGACCGCATGAGCCTGCGCATTGAATCAACCTGCACGACGACGTTCGAGGACCTCCTCGTGCGAGCCGACAAGTCCAGCAAACTGGAAGTCCACGTCGACACCGACGAAGGGAACGCGGCCGACCTGGATCACGCGAAGAGCGTGAGATTATTGAAACAGAAATGA